The DNA sequence CGCGAGGATGGTGGCGAAGGCCACGGCAGAGAGGAAACCGAGGAACAGGTTGCCGCCCACCGCCTTGGCCAGGTGCATGGCCACCATGTTGCCGCCGCCGATCATGGCCCCGCCGAGCTTACCGTCGACGAAGTACTGCGGATCGGTGCCGACGATGACGATGGCGGTGTAGCCCAGCACGCAGACCACCAGGAAGAAGAAACCGATGAACACCGTGGCGAACAGCACCGATTTGCGCGCCTCCTTGGCATTGGGCACCGTAAAGAAACGCATCAGGATGTGCGGCAGGCCGGCGATGCCGAAGACCAGTCCGAGGGACAGCGACACCGCGTTGATCGGGTCGGCCAGCAAGGTGCCCGGGCCCATGATCTGCACGCCGCTGGCATGTACCGCCACGGCCTGGGCGGCCAGCGTCTCGAAGCTGAAGTCGAAGCGGCTCAGGGCCATCACCACCAGGGTAGTGCCGCCGGCCAACAGCAGGACGGCCTTGGTGATCTGTACCCACGTGGTGGCGAGCATGCCGCCGAAGATCACGTACACCAGCATCAACAGGCCGACCACCACTACTGCGGTGCGGTAGTCGAGGCCGAACAGCAGCTTGATCAACTGGCCGGCACCGACCATCTGCACTACCAGATAGCAGCACACCACCGTCAGCGAGCCGAGGGCGGCGAAGCTGCGCACGCGGGTCTGATCCAGGCGATAGGAGACGATGTCGGCGAAGGTGTAGCGGCCCAGGTTGCGCAGGCGCTCGGCCATCAGAAAGGTGACGATGGGCCAGCCGACGAAGAAGCCGATGATGTAGACGAAGCCGTCGTAGCCCTTGGCGAACACCAGGCTCGACAGGCCGAGCAACGTGGCGGCCGACATGTAGTCACCGGCGATCGCCAGGCCATTCTGAAAGCCGGTGATACCGCCGCCGGCGCTGTAGAAGTCGGAGGCGGAGCGGGTACGTCGTGCCGCCCACCAGGTGATCAGCAGGGTGGCGAGGACGAAGACGAAGAACATGCCGATGGCGTGCAGATTGAGCGGTTGCTTCTCTGCAGTGATGGGCGCGGCGTTGGCCAGCAGGGGGCTGAGGGCGAGAAGGGCAATCAGGCGTTTCATGCGCGAGTCTCCTGGAGGATCTGCGCGCTGAGCGCGTCGAAGCGGGTGTTGGCGCTATGCACGTACCAGGCGGTGAGCAGCCAGGACAGCAGGATGATCGTCGCGCCGATGGGCATGCCGAGGCTGAGGTGACTGCCGTCGTACAGTGGCAGGTGCAGCCAGGCAGGCGCGAAGGCCACTACCATGATGAAGCTGTAATACACAGCCAGGACCGCGCCGCTCAGCGACCAGGCCAGCAGCGCGCGCTGGCGGGCGAGGCGCTGGAACTTGGGATTGGCCCTGACCTGTGCGCAGGTCTGGGCGTGGTTCGGATGGTCAGTCGTCATGGTAAGGCTCCGCATTTAGTTGTTTTTGTTTTCCGGCCTTTTGAAGGGCGTACGGGTACCCGGGCGACGACCCGAAGTGGGGCGCCACCTGAATGCTGGGGTGCTGGAGTCATTGCCGCCCGGGCGATCTTCCGGGGGCGAGGGGGCGGTGGAGGGTGCCGGCGCGGCACCGCTGCAGTGCGAGCAGCGGCTCGGGCCAACGGCGGAGAGGGACCGTGGCCCTGATAGCGCTGTTGCGGAGCTGCTTGTGTCCGGCGTGCAAGCCGGCGTTCTTCCATGCGCTCATGCTGTTAGCCCTGATTATTATTGGAGGGGCTTTCCTGGCTCGGAAACGACGCTAGCCAAGCTGGGTTGAGCGCGAGTATATATGGGCGTAATTCCAATAAGTATTGGTAGAAAAGCCTGATGGATATGCAAAAAAGCACAACGCAGGGCCAGCTGAACTGGGACGACCTGCGTTTCT is a window from the Pseudomonas sp. LS1212 genome containing:
- a CDS encoding cation acetate symporter, producing the protein MKRLIALLALSPLLANAAPITAEKQPLNLHAIGMFFVFVLATLLITWWAARRTRSASDFYSAGGGITGFQNGLAIAGDYMSAATLLGLSSLVFAKGYDGFVYIIGFFVGWPIVTFLMAERLRNLGRYTFADIVSYRLDQTRVRSFAALGSLTVVCCYLVVQMVGAGQLIKLLFGLDYRTAVVVVGLLMLVYVIFGGMLATTWVQITKAVLLLAGGTTLVVMALSRFDFSFETLAAQAVAVHASGVQIMGPGTLLADPINAVSLSLGLVFGIAGLPHILMRFFTVPNAKEARKSVLFATVFIGFFFLVVCVLGYTAIVIVGTDPQYFVDGKLGGAMIGGGNMVAMHLAKAVGGNLFLGFLSAVAFATILAVVAGLALAGASAISHDLYASVLKKGRADEKREMRVSRIATVCLGIVAISLGILFEGQNIAFLVGLTFGIAASANFPVLIMAMYWGGLTTRGALYGGLTGLVSALALVIGSPSVWVGVLGHAQALFPYDQPALFSMPLAFLVIVVASKLDRSERADRERAAYADQFVRAQTGLGAAMASSH
- a CDS encoding DUF485 domain-containing protein → MTTDHPNHAQTCAQVRANPKFQRLARQRALLAWSLSGAVLAVYYSFIMVVAFAPAWLHLPLYDGSHLSLGMPIGATIILLSWLLTAWYVHSANTRFDALSAQILQETRA